One stretch of Streptomyces sp. 135 DNA includes these proteins:
- a CDS encoding carbohydrate ABC transporter permease, with protein sequence MSGGHAMRKWTAGQIVLTAVGTIVSAVWLSPLLWALLTSLKSETEAVAVPTHWVPEDFTFQAWRAIFETGNITDWFVNSVVVSVCVTFIVVLVSALAGYGFARTEFRGKNALLGLVMAGLMVSPAVLGVPLFSTVQSMGMVDTYWGMILPQCAPAAMVYILYKFFQGIPKELEEAAFIDGAGRWRVFFTIVLPLSRPSLAAVGIFTFIASWNNFLWPYMVTNNPDLMTMPNGIATVMNSYGIQWAQLMAGGLMAGLPLIIVFVFFQRQIVAGVAHTGLAGQ encoded by the coding sequence ATGAGCGGAGGACACGCGATGCGGAAGTGGACCGCGGGCCAGATCGTGCTCACGGCCGTCGGGACGATCGTCTCCGCGGTGTGGCTCTCGCCCCTGCTGTGGGCGCTCCTGACCTCCCTGAAGTCGGAGACCGAGGCCGTCGCCGTGCCCACCCACTGGGTACCCGAGGACTTCACGTTCCAGGCGTGGCGGGCCATCTTCGAGACCGGCAACATCACCGACTGGTTCGTGAACTCCGTCGTCGTCTCGGTCTGCGTCACGTTCATCGTGGTGCTGGTGAGCGCGCTCGCCGGGTACGGCTTCGCGCGCACCGAGTTCCGCGGCAAGAACGCGCTGCTCGGTCTGGTCATGGCGGGCCTCATGGTGTCGCCCGCGGTGCTCGGCGTACCGCTGTTCAGCACCGTCCAGTCGATGGGGATGGTCGACACGTACTGGGGCATGATCCTGCCGCAGTGCGCGCCCGCCGCGATGGTCTATATCCTCTACAAGTTCTTCCAGGGCATCCCCAAGGAACTGGAGGAGGCGGCGTTCATCGACGGCGCCGGGCGGTGGCGGGTCTTCTTCACCATCGTCCTGCCGCTGTCACGGCCCTCCCTCGCGGCGGTCGGCATCTTCACCTTCATCGCGTCGTGGAACAACTTCCTGTGGCCCTACATGGTGACCAACAACCCCGACCTGATGACCATGCCGAACGGCATCGCGACGGTGATGAACTCCTACGGCATCCAGTGGGCGCAGCTGATGGCGGGCGGCCTGATGGCGGGGCTCCCGCTGATCATCGTCTTCGTCTTCTTCCAGCGGCAGATCGTCGCCGGGGTGGCGCACACGGGCCTGGCGGGGCAGTGA